One window of uncultured Trichococcus sp. genomic DNA carries:
- the uvrC gene encoding excinuclease ABC subunit UvrC — MSREEINQKLALLPDLPGCYIMRDKDDEIIYIGKAKNLKNRVKSYFHSKHEGKTQLLVADIERFETIVTKTNKESLLLEINLIKRYQPKYNIKLKQGTMYPYLKVTNEKDPQLIITSTVEDDGGIYFGPYPHVYAATETQEFIQKIYPLRKCAKNSKRACLYYHMGQCIGCCDHEVSKEEYDAQIKRIAAFLNGDVKEIKKDLREKMHRAADSLNFEQAADYRDQISYIEATVEKQTVMSRDYTNRDVFAFHMDKGWLSIQVFLLRQSSIIKREAALFPCYDTPEEELASFIMQFYQDPNHILPQEVLLPKGVDTELLQEALGTKVHTPVRGSKRSILELAITNSELALTEKFMLIERDTHKTVGAIQELSEALGIEYLEIIESFDHSNIQGTNPVSAMVVYRDGKPERKNYRKYKVKTVEGSNEFATTQEVIRRRYSRLLREGRAMPDLILMDGGKVQVHAAKEVLEDELGLDIPVAGMVKDTKHKTSSLIFGEKDEIVELDPNSQAFHLVQRIQEEVHRFAITFHRQVRAKNSIASQLDQIEGVGPKTRTKILKHFKTMKNIREASYEDIKALGIPEKTALLIKEELGESND, encoded by the coding sequence ATGAGCAGAGAAGAAATCAACCAAAAATTGGCGCTGCTGCCCGACTTGCCCGGCTGCTACATCATGCGGGACAAGGATGACGAAATCATCTACATCGGCAAGGCCAAAAATCTGAAGAACCGCGTGAAATCCTACTTCCATAGCAAGCACGAAGGCAAGACGCAGCTGCTGGTCGCGGACATCGAGCGGTTCGAAACGATCGTCACCAAAACGAACAAGGAATCCCTGCTGCTGGAGATCAACCTGATCAAGCGTTACCAGCCCAAATACAACATCAAGCTGAAGCAAGGGACGATGTATCCTTATCTGAAGGTCACGAACGAAAAGGATCCGCAGCTCATCATCACTTCTACGGTCGAGGATGACGGCGGCATCTATTTCGGACCCTATCCGCACGTCTACGCGGCGACGGAGACGCAGGAATTCATCCAGAAGATCTATCCGCTGCGCAAGTGCGCCAAAAATTCCAAGCGCGCCTGCCTCTATTACCATATGGGCCAATGCATCGGCTGCTGCGACCACGAGGTATCGAAAGAGGAATACGATGCCCAGATCAAACGGATTGCCGCTTTCCTGAACGGCGACGTCAAGGAGATCAAAAAGGATCTGCGGGAAAAAATGCACCGCGCCGCCGACAGCCTGAATTTCGAACAGGCTGCCGATTACCGCGACCAGATCAGCTACATCGAGGCGACCGTCGAAAAACAGACGGTCATGTCCCGTGACTACACGAACCGCGACGTCTTCGCCTTCCATATGGACAAAGGCTGGCTGTCGATCCAGGTCTTCCTGCTGCGCCAGTCCTCGATCATCAAGCGCGAAGCCGCCCTTTTCCCTTGCTACGATACGCCGGAGGAAGAGTTGGCTTCCTTCATTATGCAGTTCTATCAGGATCCCAATCACATCCTGCCGCAGGAAGTGCTCCTGCCGAAAGGGGTCGACACGGAGCTGCTGCAGGAAGCGCTCGGAACGAAGGTGCACACCCCTGTCCGCGGCAGCAAGCGCAGTATCCTCGAACTGGCGATCACGAACAGCGAACTGGCGCTGACCGAGAAATTCATGCTGATCGAGCGCGACACCCACAAGACGGTCGGCGCCATCCAGGAGCTTTCCGAAGCGCTGGGCATCGAATATCTGGAAATCATCGAGTCGTTCGACCATTCGAACATCCAGGGAACCAACCCGGTCTCGGCGATGGTCGTCTACAGGGACGGCAAGCCGGAACGCAAGAACTACCGGAAATACAAAGTCAAGACGGTCGAAGGCAGCAATGAATTCGCGACGACCCAGGAAGTCATCCGCCGCCGCTATAGCCGGCTGCTGCGCGAAGGCCGCGCCATGCCTGACCTGATCCTGATGGACGGCGGCAAGGTTCAGGTGCATGCCGCCAAGGAAGTGCTGGAGGACGAACTCGGACTGGACATCCCGGTGGCCGGCATGGTCAAGGACACGAAGCACAAAACGTCCTCGCTCATCTTCGGTGAGAAGGATGAAATCGTGGAACTGGATCCGAACAGCCAGGCCTTCCATCTTGTGCAGCGGATCCAGGAAGAGGTCCACCGCTTCGCGATCACCTTCCACCGCCAAGTGCGCGCCAAGAACAGCATCGCTTCGCAGTTGGACCAGATCGAAGGCGTCGGACCGAAAACCCGCACGAAGATACTCAAGCATTTCAAGACGATGAAGAACATCCGCGAAGCGAGCTACGAAGACATCAAAGCGCTGGGCATCCCGGAAAAGACGGCGCTGCTGATCAAGGAGGAACTGGGCGAATCGAACGATTGA